The Bubalus bubalis isolate 160015118507 breed Murrah chromosome 18, NDDB_SH_1, whole genome shotgun sequence genome contains a region encoding:
- the LOC102408852 gene encoding olfactory receptor 5-like encodes MERSLELGNVTRIQEFVLLGLSTSPETREILFAIFLTLYLLTLLENALIVFLVCSHTELHKPMYFFLGNLSCLEMCYVSVTMPSLLVGLWTGPYHVPFTACMTQLFFFISLICTECTLLASMACDRYAAICRPLHYPLLMRPQVCLGLAGTSWLGGLLVSVAKTACIASLSYCGPNVLNHFFCDVSPLLNLSCTHVALTELVDFLSAIVILWGSLLVAIASYVAIGRAVLHMPSAAARCKAFSTCASHLVVVGIFYLATLFIYARPSRIEAMDLNKLLSVVYTVATPMCNPVIYCLRNREVQAAFRRTLHGS; translated from the coding sequence ATGGAGAGGTCCCTGGAGTTGGGCAACGTGACGAGGATCCAGGAATTCGTCTTGCTGGGCTTGTCCACGAGCCCAGAAACAAGGGAAATCCTGTTTGCCATCTTCCTGACCCTCTACCTGCTGACCCTGCTGGAGAACGCCCTCATCGTCTTCCTCGTCTGCAGCCACACCGAGCTCCACaagcccatgtacttcttcctgggcAACCTCAGCTGCCTGGAGATGTGCTACGTGTCGGTGACCATGCCCAGCCTGCTCGTGGGGCTGTGGACGGGACCCTACCATGTGCCCTTCACAGCCTGCATGACCCAACTCTTCTTCTTCATCTCCCTCATCTGCACAGAGTGTACCCTCCTGGCCTCCATGGCCTGTGACCGCTACGCGGCCATCTGCCGCCCGCTGCACTACCCGCTGCTCATGCGGCCCCAGGTCTGCCTGGGCTTGGCTGGGACTTCgtggcttggtgggctgctggtCTCGGTGGCCAAGACAGCGTGCATCGCCAGCCTGTCCTACTGCGGCCCCAACGTCCtcaaccacttcttctgtgacgTCTCCCCGCTGCTCAACCTGTCCTGCACCCACGTGGCCCTGACCGAGCTGGTGGACTTCCTCTCCGCCATCGTCATCCTCTGGGGCTCCCTCCTGGTGGCCATAGCCTCCTATGTGGCCATTGGCAGGGCCGTGCTCCACATGCCATCAGCAGCTGCCCGGTgcaaggccttctccacctgcgCCTCCCACCTGGTGGTGGTGGGCATCTTCTACTTGGCCACCCTCTTCATCTATGCTCGCCCCAGCCGCATAGAGGCCATGGACCTCAACAAGCTGCTGTCGGTCGTCTACACGGTGGCCACGCCCATGTGCAATCCGGTCATCTACTGCCTGCGGAACAGGGAGGTCCAGGCAGCTTTCCGTAGAACTCTACATGGGTCCTGA